In a genomic window of Pseudomonas mohnii:
- a CDS encoding lysophospholipid acyltransferase family protein, with the protein MLFALRMSLMGLHFILAGVLGVLLGLSRPFNPDNSRLCARLYAWPAMRILRLRVKADVGPLMDKPDSCVIIANHQSNYDLFVFGNVVPRRTVCIGKKSLKWVPLFGQLFWLAGNVLIDRGNAHKARQSMLTTTHTLQNEDTSIWVFPEGTRNLGEELLPFKKGAFQMAIAAGVPIVPVCVSSYVKHMRLNRWRSGKILIRSLPAIPTAGLSLDDLPMLIAQCREQMRECIDSMDRQLQAA; encoded by the coding sequence ATGCTGTTCGCTTTACGTATGTCATTGATGGGCCTGCACTTTATTCTGGCAGGCGTGCTGGGCGTCCTGCTCGGCCTGAGTCGCCCGTTCAACCCGGACAACAGCCGTTTGTGCGCGCGCCTTTATGCGTGGCCGGCAATGCGTATTTTGCGCCTGCGGGTAAAAGCCGATGTCGGACCCTTGATGGACAAACCCGACAGTTGCGTGATCATCGCCAACCACCAGTCCAATTATGATCTGTTTGTGTTTGGTAACGTGGTGCCCCGCCGTACCGTGTGCATCGGCAAAAAGAGCCTGAAATGGGTGCCTTTGTTTGGTCAGTTGTTCTGGCTGGCCGGCAATGTGTTGATCGATCGCGGCAACGCGCATAAGGCACGCCAGTCGATGCTGACCACCACCCACACCCTGCAAAACGAAGACACCTCGATTTGGGTCTTCCCGGAAGGCACACGCAATCTGGGCGAGGAGCTGTTGCCGTTCAAGAAAGGCGCCTTCCAAATGGCGATCGCTGCCGGGGTGCCGATCGTGCCGGTGTGTGTCAGCAGTTACGTCAAGCACATGCGATTGAACCGATGGCGCAGTGGGAAAATTCTGATTCGCTCGCTACCGGCGATTCCTACGGCAGGCTTGAGCCTGGATGACCTACCGATGCTGATTGCCCAGTGCCGTGAGCAGATGCGTGAATGCATCGACTCGATGGACCGGCAACTGCAAGCCGCTTGA
- a CDS encoding magnesium and cobalt transport protein CorA has translation MGRVVAAAVYSAGKKVTNITLDEGAAWAAKPGHFVWIGLEEPNEEELYNLQRQFNLHELAIEDALEKHSRPKLETFGDALFIVIYSPIMEDGKLQFIETHIFAGRGYIITARNGHSASYAHVRQRCEARPLLLEHGEDFVLYAILDFVIENYQPMGEAIHAQIDELERNVMCGSLNERDIQNLHSLRRDVLRLRRYAAPMVEIGEELQKLNFPFIDKNMRPYFRDVQIHVTRQMEDLTTLADIASQTIEVGVLLEASRQSVVQRKFAAWAAILAFPTAVAGIYGMNFQNMPELNWHYGYFAVLGFISVGCVGLWASFKRSGWL, from the coding sequence ATGGGTAGAGTTGTTGCTGCTGCGGTTTACAGCGCCGGTAAAAAAGTCACCAATATCACCCTCGACGAGGGCGCGGCCTGGGCTGCAAAGCCGGGTCACTTCGTCTGGATCGGCCTCGAAGAGCCGAACGAAGAGGAACTGTACAACCTGCAACGCCAGTTCAACCTGCATGAACTGGCGATTGAAGATGCCCTGGAGAAACACAGCCGGCCGAAACTGGAAACCTTCGGCGATGCCCTGTTCATCGTCATTTATTCCCCGATCATGGAGGACGGCAAACTCCAGTTCATCGAGACCCATATCTTTGCCGGCAGGGGCTACATCATCACTGCGCGCAACGGTCACTCGGCGTCCTACGCCCATGTCCGGCAACGGTGTGAGGCGCGTCCACTGTTGCTGGAGCACGGGGAAGATTTTGTGCTCTATGCCATCCTCGATTTCGTGATTGAAAACTACCAGCCGATGGGCGAAGCCATTCATGCGCAAATCGATGAACTGGAACGCAACGTCATGTGCGGCTCACTCAATGAGCGCGACATCCAGAACCTGCACAGTCTGCGCCGGGACGTATTGCGGCTGCGCCGGTACGCGGCGCCGATGGTGGAGATAGGCGAAGAACTGCAAAAGCTGAATTTTCCGTTCATCGACAAGAACATGCGCCCGTACTTCCGCGATGTGCAGATTCATGTCACCCGACAGATGGAAGACCTGACGACCCTGGCCGATATTGCCAGTCAGACCATTGAGGTCGGGGTACTGCTGGAGGCATCGCGCCAGAGTGTGGTGCAGCGCAAGTTCGCTGCATGGGCGGCGATTCTGGCGTTTCCGACGGCGGTGGCGGGGATTTACGGGATGAACTTCCAGAACATGCCGGAGTTGAACTGGCACTACGGGTATTTCGCGGTGCTGGGGTTTATTTCGGTGGGGTGCGTGGGTTTGTGGGCGAGTTTCAAGAGGTCGGGTTGGCTCTGA
- a CDS encoding amidotransferase: MSLRICILETDILRPELVDQYQGYGQMFKHLFSQQPIAAEFTVYNVMQGEYPSDDLTFDAYLVTGSKADSFGTDPWIQTLKTYLLTRYERGDKLLGVCFGHQLLALLLGGKSERATQGWGVGTHQYKLAAKAPWMSPLKEELTLLISHQDQVTALPENATVIASSDFCPFAAYHINDQVLCFQGHPEFIHDYSRALLEIRQQALGEEIFSKGIQSLEHEHHGTTVAEWMMRFVAHKPENQAV; this comes from the coding sequence ATGTCGTTACGCATCTGCATTCTGGAAACCGACATCCTGCGTCCGGAATTGGTTGACCAATATCAGGGCTACGGGCAGATGTTCAAGCACCTGTTTTCGCAGCAACCCATCGCCGCCGAGTTCACCGTTTATAACGTGATGCAGGGCGAGTACCCCAGTGATGACCTGACGTTCGATGCTTACCTGGTCACCGGCAGCAAGGCCGACTCCTTCGGCACCGACCCGTGGATCCAGACCCTCAAGACTTACCTGCTGACCCGCTACGAACGCGGCGACAAGCTGTTGGGCGTGTGTTTCGGTCATCAGTTGCTGGCCCTGTTGCTGGGCGGCAAGAGTGAGCGCGCAACCCAGGGCTGGGGCGTGGGCACCCATCAATACAAGCTCGCGGCCAAGGCGCCGTGGATGAGTCCGCTGAAAGAAGAGCTGACGTTGTTGATCAGTCACCAGGATCAGGTCACGGCGTTGCCGGAAAACGCCACGGTGATCGCCTCCAGCGATTTCTGCCCGTTTGCCGCGTACCACATCAACGATCAAGTGCTGTGCTTCCAGGGCCACCCGGAGTTCATCCACGACTATTCGCGGGCGCTGCTGGAAATTCGTCAACAAGCGCTGGGCGAAGAGATTTTCTCGAAAGGTATCCAGAGCCTGGAGCATGAACACCATGGCACCACGGTGGCTGAGTGGATGATGCGATTTGTGGCGCACAAGCCAGAAAACCAGGCTGTATAA
- a CDS encoding 3-hydroxyacyl-CoA dehydrogenase NAD-binding domain-containing protein, translating to MTQAIRYEKGQDQIVVLTIDMPGQSANTMNAVYREAMADCVARLVADKDAIAGVIITSAKKTFFAGGDLNELIKVGKPEAKAFYERVLTLKGQLRTLETIGKPVVAAINGAALGGGWEICLACHHRVALDHPSVQLGLPEVTLGLLPGGGGVVRMVRMLGLEKALPYLLEGKKIRPQQALQAGLIDELATDHEEMMAKARAWIVANPTAVQRWDVKGYQIPGGTPSNPKVAQMLAIAPSILRSKTQGCLPAPEKILCAAVEGAQVDFDTAHLIETRYFTELTTGQVSKNLIGTFWFQLNDINAGGSRPQGFAPYVTQKVGVLGAGMMGAGIAFVSASAGINVVLKDINLAAAQKGKAHSAALLDKKVARGQMSAEQREGILARIQTTADDADLAGCDLIIEAVFEDRDLKAKVSLAAQKVVGPDAVIASNTSTLPISGLATAVPDQSKFIGLHFFSPVDKMALVEIIKGANTSDETLARGFDFVLQIKKTPIVVNDSRGFFTSRVFGTFTNEGIAMLGEGVSAPMIETEARKAGMPIGPLAISDEVSLSLMSHIRQQTAKDLQAEGKPLVEHPAFAVIDLLLNEYKRPGKAAGGGFYEYPAGGQKYLWPELKARFEKADGQISPKDVRDRLLFVQAIETVRCMEEGVLTSTADANVGSIFGIGFAAWTGGALQFINQYGVKDFVARAQYLAGQYGERFAPPALLLEKAAKGETF from the coding sequence ATGACCCAAGCCATACGTTACGAAAAAGGCCAGGACCAGATTGTCGTCCTGACCATCGACATGCCGGGGCAGAGCGCCAACACCATGAACGCGGTGTACCGTGAAGCCATGGCTGACTGCGTCGCCCGGCTGGTGGCCGACAAGGACGCCATCGCCGGCGTCATCATCACCTCGGCCAAGAAAACCTTCTTTGCCGGCGGCGATCTCAATGAACTGATCAAGGTCGGCAAACCTGAGGCCAAAGCTTTTTATGAGAGGGTGCTGACCCTCAAGGGCCAACTGCGCACCCTGGAAACCATCGGCAAACCGGTGGTTGCCGCGATCAACGGCGCTGCCTTGGGCGGCGGCTGGGAAATCTGCCTGGCCTGCCATCATCGCGTGGCGCTGGATCATCCGTCGGTACAACTCGGCCTGCCGGAAGTGACCCTGGGTCTGCTGCCGGGCGGGGGCGGTGTGGTACGCATGGTGCGCATGCTCGGCCTGGAAAAAGCCCTGCCGTATCTGCTCGAAGGCAAGAAAATACGGCCGCAGCAGGCGTTGCAGGCCGGCTTGATCGACGAATTGGCAACGGATCACGAAGAGATGATGGCCAAGGCGCGGGCCTGGATTGTCGCCAACCCGACGGCGGTACAACGCTGGGATGTGAAGGGTTATCAGATTCCCGGTGGCACGCCGTCGAATCCGAAAGTCGCGCAGATGCTGGCCATCGCGCCGTCGATCCTGCGCAGTAAAACCCAGGGCTGCCTGCCGGCGCCGGAGAAAATTCTCTGTGCCGCGGTGGAAGGCGCGCAAGTGGATTTCGATACTGCGCACTTGATCGAAACCCGTTATTTCACCGAGCTGACCACCGGCCAGGTCTCGAAGAACCTGATCGGTACTTTCTGGTTCCAGCTCAATGACATCAACGCCGGTGGTTCGCGGCCCCAGGGCTTCGCCCCATACGTCACGCAAAAAGTCGGTGTGCTCGGTGCCGGGATGATGGGCGCGGGCATTGCCTTCGTCAGCGCCTCTGCCGGCATCAACGTGGTGCTCAAGGACATCAACCTCGCGGCAGCGCAGAAGGGCAAGGCGCATTCGGCGGCGCTGCTGGACAAGAAAGTCGCACGCGGGCAAATGAGCGCCGAGCAGCGCGAAGGCATTCTGGCGCGCATTCAGACCACTGCAGACGATGCCGATCTGGCCGGTTGCGACCTGATCATCGAAGCGGTGTTTGAAGACCGCGATCTGAAGGCCAAAGTCTCCCTGGCGGCGCAAAAGGTCGTCGGCCCGGACGCGGTGATCGCTTCCAACACGTCGACCCTGCCGATCAGCGGCCTGGCCACGGCGGTGCCGGACCAGAGCAAGTTCATCGGCCTGCATTTCTTCAGTCCCGTGGACAAAATGGCCCTGGTGGAAATCATCAAGGGGGCCAACACCAGCGATGAAACCCTGGCTCGCGGGTTTGACTTCGTCCTGCAAATCAAGAAAACGCCGATTGTGGTCAACGACAGTCGTGGCTTCTTCACGTCGCGGGTGTTCGGCACGTTCACCAATGAAGGCATTGCCATGCTCGGTGAAGGAGTCAGCGCGCCGATGATCGAGACCGAAGCGCGCAAGGCCGGTATGCCCATCGGACCTCTGGCAATCTCGGACGAGGTTTCCCTCAGCCTCATGAGCCATATCCGCCAGCAAACCGCCAAAGACTTGCAAGCCGAAGGAAAACCGCTGGTCGAGCACCCGGCCTTCGCCGTGATTGACCTGCTGCTCAACGAGTACAAGCGCCCGGGCAAGGCGGCTGGGGGCGGCTTCTACGAATATCCCGCCGGTGGCCAGAAGTACCTGTGGCCAGAGCTGAAAGCCCGTTTCGAAAAGGCCGACGGGCAGATTTCACCGAAGGATGTGCGCGATCGGCTGCTGTTCGTGCAGGCCATCGAAACCGTGCGCTGTATGGAGGAGGGGGTGCTGACTTCGACGGCGGATGCCAACGTCGGCTCGATCTTCGGCATCGGCTTCGCGGCATGGACCGGCGGTGCGCTGCAGTTCATCAACCAATACGGAGTCAAGGACTTCGTCGCCCGCGCCCAGTACCTGGCCGGACAATATGGTGAGCGCTTCGCTCCACCGGCACTGCTGTTGGAGAAAGCCGCCAAGGGGGAGACATTTTAA
- a CDS encoding acetyl-CoA C-acetyltransferase, which yields MTQALIFDAIRTPRGKGKADGALHSVKPVNLVAGLFTALQQRTALDTSQVDDVVLGCVTPVGDQGADIAKTAAQVADWDVSVAGVQINRFCASGLEAVNLGAMKVRSGFEDLVVVGGVESMSRVPMGSDGGAWALDPQTNLHSHFTPQGVGADLIATLEGFSRQDVDAYALHSQQKAARARADGSFNKSLVPVQDQNGIILLDHDEFIRADSTLEGLGKLKPSFEMMGQMGFDATALRVYSHVERINHVHTPGNSSGIVDGAALMLIGSEAKGRALGLQPRARIVATAVTSTDPTIMLTGPAPATRKALAKAGLRVEDIDLFEVNEAFASVVLKFIKDMAVDPDKVNVNGGSIAMGHPLGATGCAILGTLLDELESRRLRYGLATLCVGGGMGIATIIERL from the coding sequence ATGACCCAAGCATTGATTTTCGACGCGATACGTACGCCCCGTGGCAAAGGCAAGGCCGATGGCGCCTTGCACAGTGTCAAACCGGTCAACCTGGTGGCCGGGTTGTTCACGGCGCTGCAACAGCGAACCGCCCTCGATACCAGTCAGGTCGATGACGTGGTACTGGGCTGCGTGACACCCGTCGGCGATCAAGGCGCCGATATCGCCAAGACCGCTGCTCAGGTGGCTGATTGGGACGTCAGCGTGGCGGGCGTGCAGATCAACCGTTTCTGTGCATCCGGGCTGGAGGCGGTGAACCTCGGGGCCATGAAGGTCCGTTCCGGTTTTGAAGACCTGGTGGTGGTCGGTGGCGTCGAGTCCATGTCACGCGTGCCCATGGGCAGCGATGGCGGAGCCTGGGCGCTGGACCCGCAGACCAATCTGCACAGCCACTTCACCCCCCAGGGCGTGGGTGCCGATCTGATCGCGACACTGGAAGGCTTCAGCCGTCAGGACGTCGATGCCTATGCACTGCATTCCCAGCAAAAAGCTGCGCGGGCGCGGGCTGATGGTTCGTTCAACAAATCGCTGGTGCCGGTGCAGGACCAGAACGGCATCATCCTGCTCGATCACGATGAGTTCATCCGCGCCGACTCGACCCTGGAAGGCCTGGGCAAGCTCAAGCCCAGTTTCGAGATGATGGGGCAGATGGGTTTCGATGCCACCGCGCTACGGGTCTACAGCCATGTGGAGCGGATCAATCACGTACATACCCCCGGCAACAGTTCCGGGATAGTTGATGGCGCGGCGTTGATGCTGATCGGCTCGGAGGCCAAGGGCCGGGCGCTGGGCTTGCAGCCACGGGCGCGAATCGTCGCCACGGCGGTCACCAGCACCGACCCGACCATCATGCTCACCGGCCCGGCGCCCGCCACTCGCAAGGCACTGGCCAAGGCGGGGCTGCGGGTGGAGGACATCGATCTGTTCGAGGTCAACGAAGCGTTTGCCTCAGTGGTGTTGAAGTTCATCAAGGACATGGCCGTCGACCCGGACAAGGTCAACGTCAACGGTGGTTCTATCGCCATGGGCCATCCGTTGGGCGCCACCGGTTGCGCGATTCTCGGCACCTTGCTCGATGAGCTGGAAAGCCGGCGCCTGCGCTATGGCCTCGCGACGCTGTGTGTCGGCGGCGGCATGGGCATTGCCACCATCATCGAACGCCTCTGA
- a CDS encoding c-type cytochrome gives MDGDSLKALTLFGALLLSTPLYAAQLNLQLGANNRTWQTEELLNHPQAQTITVTNDVSYKRDMSYRAVPLSVLLTGIKPDDHLQAVALDGFAAEMAAAPLLNTQGARAWLAIEDPAKPWPPLSEGKPGAGPFYLVWTNPQAGNISPEQWPFEVASIKRMAPVAERFPALLPDPALKADDPVNKGFALFQKNCLACHRLNGAGDAQFGPDLNIPYNPTEYFGADFLKRYIRDPQSLRQWPQAKMPGFSTEVLPDEDLGMLVGYLKHMAGRKVKP, from the coding sequence ATGGACGGCGATTCTTTGAAAGCGCTCACTTTATTCGGGGCCTTGCTGCTCAGCACGCCTCTGTATGCCGCACAGCTGAACCTGCAGCTGGGCGCGAACAACCGCACCTGGCAGACCGAGGAGTTGCTCAATCATCCTCAAGCCCAGACCATCACCGTTACCAATGACGTTTCCTACAAGCGTGATATGAGCTATCGCGCCGTGCCTCTGTCAGTGCTGTTGACCGGCATCAAACCGGACGACCACTTGCAAGCCGTGGCCCTGGACGGTTTTGCTGCCGAGATGGCCGCTGCGCCGCTGCTCAATACCCAAGGCGCGCGTGCCTGGCTGGCGATCGAGGATCCGGCCAAACCCTGGCCGCCACTGTCCGAAGGCAAGCCCGGCGCCGGGCCGTTCTATCTGGTCTGGACCAACCCGCAGGCGGGCAATATCAGCCCGGAGCAATGGCCGTTCGAGGTTGCCAGCATCAAGCGCATGGCACCGGTGGCCGAACGCTTCCCTGCCCTGCTGCCCGATCCTGCGCTAAAGGCAGACGATCCGGTGAACAAGGGCTTTGCGCTGTTCCAGAAAAACTGCTTGGCCTGTCACCGCCTCAATGGTGCCGGGGACGCGCAATTCGGGCCGGACCTGAATATTCCGTACAACCCGACCGAGTACTTTGGCGCGGACTTCCTCAAGCGTTATATCCGTGATCCGCAGAGTTTGCGTCAGTGGCCGCAGGCGAAGATGCCCGGATTTTCAACCGAGGTGTTGCCGGATGAGGATCTGGGGATGCTGGTGGGGTATTTGAAGCATATGGCGGGGCGCAAGGTGAAGCCCTGA
- a CDS encoding transglutaminase family protein, translated as MRLSISHETTYHYEDQVRASIQYLRLTPHDSERQHVLSWQLDLPRPVRAQLDPFGNILHVLTMDEPHEAIIIGARGQVDIDELREAEHESQSALPFLRFTRLTEADAALRAFAEKECKQRRDRTALIDLMHGLNQHMTYTPGATEVDTSAAQAFAGRSGVCQDHTHAFIACARSLGIPARYVSGYLYSENSEHLASHAWAEAWLDDAWYSFDVTNELARPERHLKLAVGLDYLDACPVRGMRRGGGCEQMHAKVLVSPTPAPVISVQQQ; from the coding sequence ATGAGACTTTCGATTAGCCACGAGACCACCTATCACTACGAAGATCAGGTGCGGGCGAGCATCCAGTACCTGCGACTGACCCCCCATGACAGCGAGCGCCAGCACGTGCTCAGTTGGCAGCTCGACCTGCCGCGGCCGGTGCGCGCGCAACTCGATCCGTTCGGCAACATCCTGCACGTGCTGACCATGGACGAACCGCACGAAGCGATCATCATCGGCGCCCGTGGTCAGGTCGACATCGACGAATTGCGCGAAGCCGAGCACGAGAGCCAGTCGGCGCTGCCCTTCCTGCGCTTCACCCGCCTGACCGAAGCCGACGCAGCCCTGCGCGCGTTTGCCGAAAAGGAATGCAAGCAACGCCGCGATCGCACGGCGCTGATCGACTTGATGCACGGCCTGAACCAGCACATGACCTACACGCCGGGCGCCACCGAAGTGGACACCAGCGCTGCCCAGGCCTTCGCCGGTCGTTCCGGTGTGTGCCAGGACCACACCCACGCGTTCATCGCCTGTGCGCGCAGCCTGGGGATTCCGGCGCGGTATGTCTCGGGTTATCTGTACAGCGAAAACAGCGAACACCTGGCCAGCCATGCCTGGGCCGAAGCCTGGCTGGATGACGCCTGGTACAGTTTCGACGTGACCAATGAACTGGCCCGGCCCGAACGTCATTTGAAACTGGCCGTGGGCCTCGATTATCTGGATGCCTGCCCGGTGCGCGGGATGCGCCGCGGCGGCGGGTGTGAACAGATGCATGCCAAGGTGCTTGTTTCACCGACGCCCGCGCCGGTGATCTCCGTGCAACAACAGTAA
- a CDS encoding alpha-E domain-containing protein, translated as MLSRTASDLYWMSRYLERAENLARMLDISYSLSLMPQDGRGDGLHELAMPLLITGTLDDYLERHGELHAERLLHFFALDAANPASIYSCLGAARASAHAVRGRITADMWENINATWLEIRGIAEQGLSRYGMSRFCEWIKERSHLFRGASYGTIMRNDAFRFIRLGTFIERADNTLRLLDARYEMAGDQAEAVSDGTAHAYYQWSALLRALSSFEAYTEIYRDAPGARHVAELLLLRADVPRSLRACTEEIDQILAQLPGANGRPAQRLAAEMDARLRYTGINEILDEGLHAWLTEFIPLVRQLGNAIHSSYLEAA; from the coding sequence ATGTTAAGTAGAACTGCCTCGGATCTGTATTGGATGTCGCGTTACCTGGAGCGGGCGGAAAACCTCGCACGGATGCTCGACATCAGTTATTCGCTGTCGCTGATGCCACAGGATGGACGCGGTGACGGCCTGCACGAACTGGCCATGCCGCTGCTGATTACCGGCACCCTGGACGATTACCTCGAACGCCACGGCGAGTTGCATGCCGAACGCTTGCTGCATTTTTTCGCCCTGGATGCGGCCAATCCGGCCAGCATCTACAGCTGTCTCGGTGCCGCGCGGGCCAGTGCCCACGCGGTTCGTGGCCGAATCACCGCTGATATGTGGGAGAACATCAACGCGACCTGGCTGGAAATTCGCGGCATTGCCGAGCAGGGCCTCAGTCGCTACGGCATGAGTCGGTTCTGCGAGTGGATCAAGGAGCGGTCCCACCTGTTCCGAGGCGCGTCCTACGGCACGATCATGCGTAACGATGCGTTCCGCTTCATTCGTCTGGGGACCTTCATCGAGCGAGCCGACAACACCTTGCGCCTGCTCGATGCCCGCTACGAAATGGCCGGTGATCAGGCTGAGGCGGTCAGCGATGGCACGGCCCACGCGTACTACCAGTGGAGTGCCTTGCTGCGGGCCTTGTCGTCCTTCGAGGCCTACACCGAAATTTATCGCGACGCACCCGGCGCCCGGCATGTGGCCGAGTTGCTGTTGCTGCGGGCGGACGTGCCGCGCTCCCTGCGGGCGTGCACCGAAGAAATCGACCAGATCCTTGCCCAGTTGCCGGGAGCCAACGGCCGTCCCGCCCAACGCCTGGCGGCGGAAATGGACGCGCGACTGCGCTACACCGGCATCAACGAAATCCTCGACGAAGGCCTGCACGCCTGGCTCACCGAGTTCATCCCGCTGGTGCGCCAGTTGGGTAACGCGATTCACAGTTCTTATCTGGAGGCTGCATGA
- a CDS encoding circularly permuted type 2 ATP-grasp protein — protein MIRTYFDEMYDAGGQVRPHYREFARWLSETPDELLAQRRREADLLFHRAGITFTLYGDEQGTERLIPFDTIPRSIPASEWRIVERGCIQRVKALNMFLADLYHEQRIIKAGIIPAEQVLANEQYQLAMQGLNLHRDIYSHISGVDLVRDGDGTYYVLEDNLRTPSGVSYMLEDRKMMMRLFPELFAAQRIAPIDHYPNLLLDTLKSSSPIDNPSVVVLTPGRFNSAFFEHAFLAREMGVELVEGADLFVRDDKVFMRTTDGPKAVDVIYRRLDDAFLDPLAFNPDSMLGVPGLLSSYRSGNVVLANAIGTGVADDKSVYPFVTDMIRFYLDEEPILKNVPTWQCRNPSELSHVLAHLPELVVKETQGSGGYGMLVGPAATAAEIEAFRARIIAKPHAYIAQPTLSLSTCPTFVESGIAPRHIDLRPFVLSGRETRVVPGGLTRVALREGSLVVNSSQGGGTKDTWVVED, from the coding sequence ATGATCCGCACCTATTTTGATGAGATGTACGATGCCGGCGGCCAGGTCCGCCCGCATTATCGGGAGTTTGCCCGTTGGCTGTCCGAAACGCCTGACGAGCTTTTGGCACAACGGCGACGCGAGGCCGATCTGTTGTTTCATCGCGCCGGGATTACTTTTACGCTCTACGGTGATGAGCAGGGGACAGAGCGCCTGATTCCCTTCGACACCATTCCCCGCAGCATTCCCGCCAGTGAATGGCGCATTGTCGAGCGCGGCTGCATCCAGCGGGTCAAGGCGTTGAACATGTTCCTCGCCGACCTCTATCACGAGCAACGCATCATCAAGGCCGGCATCATTCCGGCCGAGCAGGTGCTGGCCAACGAGCAATACCAGTTGGCAATGCAAGGGCTGAATCTGCACCGCGATATTTATTCGCATATCTCCGGTGTCGATCTGGTGCGCGACGGCGATGGCACTTACTACGTGCTCGAAGACAATCTGCGTACGCCGAGCGGTGTCAGCTACATGCTCGAAGACCGCAAGATGATGATGCGACTGTTCCCCGAATTGTTCGCGGCGCAACGCATCGCCCCCATCGACCACTACCCGAACCTGTTGCTCGATACCCTGAAAAGCTCCAGCCCGATCGACAACCCGAGCGTCGTGGTGTTGACGCCGGGGCGCTTCAACAGTGCATTTTTCGAGCATGCGTTCCTGGCGCGGGAAATGGGTGTGGAGCTGGTGGAAGGCGCGGACCTTTTCGTGCGTGACGACAAAGTGTTCATGCGCACCACCGACGGGCCAAAAGCCGTCGATGTGATCTACCGCCGCCTCGACGACGCGTTCCTCGACCCGCTGGCGTTCAATCCGGACTCGATGCTCGGCGTGCCAGGGCTGCTGTCGTCTTACCGATCCGGCAATGTCGTGCTGGCGAATGCCATCGGCACCGGGGTGGCGGACGACAAGTCGGTGTACCCGTTCGTGACCGACATGATCCGTTTCTACCTGGATGAAGAACCGATCCTGAAGAACGTACCGACGTGGCAGTGTCGTAATCCCTCGGAACTTTCCCACGTCCTGGCCCATCTGCCGGAACTGGTGGTCAAGGAAACCCAGGGCTCCGGCGGTTACGGAATGCTGGTGGGGCCGGCGGCGACGGCGGCGGAAATCGAAGCCTTCCGCGCACGGATCATTGCCAAGCCCCATGCCTATATCGCGCAACCGACGCTGTCGTTGTCGACCTGCCCGACCTTTGTCGAAAGCGGCATCGCGCCACGCCACATCGACCTGCGCCCGTTTGTATTGTCTGGTCGCGAAACCCGGGTCGTGCCCGGCGGTTTGACCCGTGTCGCCCTGCGCGAAGGCTCCCTGGTGGTGAACTCCTCCCAGGGCGGCGGAACCAAGGACACCTGGGTGGTCGAGGATTGA
- a CDS encoding ribonuclease E inhibitor RraB, producing MSTAYQEDVSSSVLRRMKEGGFDFSRFHPIEFYAIFPDEERARRAAGHYRGESLNAQISVRDDGAWALELSKVMYATYDDIGDFEQGFEAVVEPLGGIIEGWGVKQEVRGRLA from the coding sequence ATGAGCACAGCCTATCAAGAAGATGTCAGCAGCAGCGTTCTGCGCCGCATGAAAGAGGGCGGTTTCGACTTTTCACGGTTCCATCCCATCGAGTTCTACGCCATTTTCCCGGACGAGGAGCGGGCACGCAGGGCGGCAGGTCATTACCGGGGTGAATCCCTGAATGCGCAAATCAGTGTGCGCGATGACGGCGCATGGGCCCTGGAACTGAGCAAGGTCATGTACGCCACTTACGATGACATCGGCGACTTCGAACAGGGTTTCGAAGCCGTGGTCGAGCCATTGGGCGGCATCATTGAAGGCTGGGGTGTCAAACAGGAGGTACGAGGGCGACTCGCATAA